The genomic stretch GGGTATTTCGCTATGTTGGCATGAATGGTTGGTATGAGACTAAAAGGTAAGCTGTTTTGTTAGCTTTATTCCTTTTTGTAGTTTCTTTGTGCATTTGTTGCAGTTCCTAATGTTGATCCCTAATAACAACAAAATTCTTTGGTACCTCTACCTAAAGATAACTGCCAATGGACCAGTTGTGCTATTGGTATCTGTCAcagtttgcattttttttttagagTAGCTATATTCCTGTCATCCTGTGTCAGTATTGAAGCTTATGTCTTATTCAAAATATGTGAGTTTTTTTGTTCAGACTACACTAAAAGTTTTTGAAGTGTCCATCGTAACTCATCTCTATTATCTTTTCCTTTCCTACAACTCTGCCACCATGGTGGCATTGtattgtgcttggttgatactTAGTGTTGGTGCTAGTGCTCATGTTGATGTTCTTCTGCAGGGGGGAACTTTACTTCCATCCTAAAGGTGAGCATGACCGATCAAATGTCTTTATTGTGCAATCCATCACCATTAGTAGTGCAAAGTAGCTTATGTACTTCCATGATAACCATTAACTAGTTTAACCTTTTCTTTATTAAGTTGTGATTTTCTGTTAGCGTACGCTAATCAGTCAACATTTTTACCGTGCTAGCATGGTGCCCTTGCAATGTGATGTATCTCAATCGATATTCCACGGATTCTAATTTTGAAAAGTAACATTACTCTGCCTTAAAATTTTTATCATCAATTGGCTCGTACGTATACACATGCATAATTGCATATAGGGCAATAGGATGCTATTAAATATTGCATTCACATGTCTACATAAATCCATTTACAGAAGATCTAGATTGTGCATAGAGCACACCATGACCATCATTGATTCCTTGAGATGAGATGAGGTGCTTATGGGTATATTTGATTGTTGCAAATTTTACTTAGACTTAGTATGTGCTACTTCTAATCACTTGACCATGTTGTACCAGCATATGATGTTGTTGACAAGGAACAATTTCAGGATCTGAATTCTTTGGGTTATCCTATTCCATCAAGGACTATGGTCAATCGTGAGTGGCTTGTACATTTTCTTAGTTATCCTGCATTGAGCCTTTGTACAGCCCTGTTGTACCTCTAGTATTATACCATGCATCATTTTTCAGGTGGCATGATTTTGGTTAATACTTGTGAAGATCCTTTTGGTGATTTATATCCTAAAGGTGTTTGGGGTGAATTCAGGAAAAGAGTTTCTTCTGAGATATCTCGAAATGTTGTGGCACTTGCTTCTTTCAAAGGTGATTTTGCAGTAATGTGCTATTTACTATTTCATATTTGTGTTTGGTCATCATTTGCTGATGATCAGAATCGTGGTGTCCAGGAGAAACAAGGTTTTTTGCATGCACTGGAGTTTTTATTGACTATGATGATGAGTATCCGAAAATTCTTACTTCAgcaagcttgattagagatcgTAATGATCCAAATAAGATCGTTGAGGACCTGAGGGTTAGTGCTCCTGACTATATTGTGATCCTTGTTTCTAGATACAACCTAAGTTTCATTGTATTGTTTGCAGATTGATGTGTTGCTCCCAAGCAAAAAGTGCAGAGTAATAGGGACATTGAAACATTATAGTTTACATTACAATGTTGCTGTAGTCAATGTTGATAATCACCGTGCTCTTTGTCCTATGAATCTTGAGAAGCGTCCTGTGAATCTTCATGATTCTCTGGTAAATAATTCTACGGTAGTAGCTGTTGGGCGGATCTTCCAATCAGGCACGTTAATGGCTGCAAGTGGGAAACTAACTCTGGGGTCAAGCTCGCTTGATTGCAAAGTTCTTTGTTACTCCACATGTAAAATCAGTAAGGTAGTGTTGATCTTATTTTTCCCACTTTAAACATGTTGGGAAGTAAATATAAGTTTAACTAACCTATCACATCATGTACTGAGATTCTTTGCATTACAACTGACAACCCCTTTGTAACCTGGTTAGGTGGGGATTGGAGGGCCCCTTGTTGATGTTGATGGTAATTTTATTGGCATGAACTTTCATGGAATGTGCTACAATTGTGAGAAAATAGGAACCCCGTACATGGATTATGAAGATCTCTGTAGAATCCTGGAATGTTTGAAGACAAAAAAGTATgtatatatttgtttttttaagtatgtctagatttctttttttattttggttattGTGCCTGTTTGAACAAGTATTCAGTTTATTTTGCACTTAGCTGTAAGCTTTGGTTAACATTTGAATAAACTAGTTGAAGGATGTTCTATCAAGCATAATTGTTTTATTAAATCTATTTTTCTGTGTATTTCACAGAACTACAGAGTTTAGTTTCGGGGTCCCTGTCCGTGGAGATGAGGAACCAATAAATGAGTAAGCTGATACATCTCATTGCTATTGAAGTTGCATTATAAAGTTGCTGATCATAGTACGTTTGGTTGTAAATTACTGAATAACAGGTGGCCAGTGCCTGATCCATATTGGTTTGATCCAAGTGATGTGGAGGAGGATGATATGAATGATGGCTGCCCTAAATGCGTGCTCAAGTAGTCTTTGCTCTACTTCACTGGAGCTTGTTCGAGTTGGCATGTCTTAAGTACTTGTATTAGTTTGAGCTTGTATGCTATGTAAGATATAAATGGTTTATTGTCTTTTTTTGATGTACCTACATTTAATGTGTGGTTTTTAAGCTTGAGCTAATACTAATCTCTCCATCTGGACCTGTTTACATGCATCTTTATTTTATGTCTCGGAGTCAATCCGAGTGTCGCTCAATGTAGAAATCAGGCACACAATTGGAATCCGTTGGCATTTTCTACCTCTTCCTGTCTGCTCAAATGAGGTCTGCTGTGACCGTGTGTAGGGACGTTTCCAACAAATCAAATTTTATCCCGACTGTTAACTTGCGCTGGAGTAAACAAATTCTGCTGTGCGCCTGCTGTTGCAGCCCAACACCTCTATTCCGTGGGGTTTGGAAGGAAAGTTGTTTCGTTGATCATTGTTTCAGATGTTATCTCTTCTGCTTTGTATGAGATGTTGGATGGGTTCATGTGTACTCACTCCGTCCCATATTATTCGTCGTCGTAGCTTCCGTCACTTTTGTTAAAATACTACTCGTCCAAAATCCTACAGgtcaattatttttatcatttccCTAAAATACCGTTGCACAGTCTTCACCCTTGCATTCTTCCTCCAAATTATCATTAACCTGTCGAACCTGTAGCCGCCCCAAACACCTGCTCCGTGCTGCCCCAAACACCTTCATTCCGTTGTCAGCTTGGATGTTCCTAATGGGTAGGCTGAACTGCGTGTGGGCATAGGCGCAGAAGGTGGTAATATGCGTGGTGATTTCGGACGTGTGAGCCAGGGGAAAAGTCCAACGGAAGTGCGTAAAGCTCAGGATCTCTTGACGCCAGCATCCTAACTGCCAGCAAACCTGCATTTTCAGCACTCCCAATAGCAACAGTCGCAACAGGAACACCTTTTGGCATCTGTGGAAGTGGAAATAATATCAACAATCAACTTCATCCATAATAAATAAGTGGTGAAAAATAGAGGACAACCATGTACAAAGATGGTGACAAAACCAATCATTCCATAGAACTAAATAATTAATAGTCAATTAACTAAAAGTTGTGATTCATTTATCTGGGAGCTCTGGTATGCTGTTATTAGCAAAAAAACATGCGAACACCCTTAGGTGGTTATCATTCAAGTAGCGATGAATGTCATTTGCGCTAGTGAGGCCCTGGTGAGCACCTAACTGCACAATGTCAAACATCACTTGCTAAACACTGCAATAAAAGTAAATGGTGCTGTTCGTATGAAGTCTACAAAAGAAAGTATCAGGCTTGAAAACTTTAATGGCTATAATCATGAGGTTAAGTCCAACCAGACAAGCATGTTTCAGAATGCAACAGCCAACATTCTATGCTTGCATCGAAACACAGAATTTGGGGCGGTGTTGTGAAATGAGAAATGAGAAACTAAAACCCCCAATGATCTGCTCTTAGGAAAAAATCAGACAATAAGAAATGCAAACAAAAAGAATCTGAACGTATAAGAGTGGGCGCTGAAAAACAGCTACAATTATCAAATCTCTACGGCATTTACTTCAATTTGAATCTTAAATGAAAGAACTGTTAGCACACTAACTTGCACAATAGATAGGAGGGAATCAAGTCCAAGAAGTGACTGAGTCTTGATGGGTACTCTGAATACTGGAAGAGAAGTCAATGAGTCTTGATGGGTAAACAGTTTAATCCAAATAAGAAGTGCAGTTTTAAGAATCCAAAGAAGAAACCTAAATAAAATACTTGTCTACTTACAAGCAACAACAGAAGATAGCTCCTCTTTGTTTTGGGCAACAGCATTGCCTCGACCATCATATGCTAACCTCTTGCCTTTTACCATTAGAGGATAGCCAAACCTTTCCCCTGCTTCCTCTATACTGTGTGAAGTATCTACCTGCAAAtcaaaactatgaaattatCTAGTGACAGTCGCAACTCCAATAATATTAACTGGTTAGGAGTTTGTGCATTACTTCCATGAAGTTAGGCAAAGGGATCCCAAATTTTGAGAAATGATTTTTCTGCCTGTATCTGTCCTGCAATTGAGTGTCAGTGCACAAGAACTATCAGTAAATCAAACTGCATGTTCAGATAATGAAGTTGTTGAAAAGGGTATTCCAGGAGAAATAATCTACTGAACAAGAACTGAACTTACAACTTGTtagcgctagaaatcggtcaaccgactCCCAACAaccgacacacgacctgggagaatctgcttagctcctgttcgggtgaataccctggtgcggttcgcgcggcgtgccagccaatctgacctgctgattggcaaggaagaacacgtgtcaaattcagtaactacgatcggctaagtttccgatcgagaacgcctatcggcagatcggccgatttactgtggtaaagaaatcggctacaagatagcacgacccttatagccttgtagatagaaaaatattaaagtgaCCGACACAAGGTACGTGGTAACAGtgctaggaaaagatctaatcggcagcGAACGGATctggcaacagaaagtaatgaaagccgatactaccgattcctagcaggatagcTGGTGAtaaaaaactaggaaaacaagcaaaaacctatgaatctagttgatatcgataactgatgaataaatctaaacgaaacaacagcgatacgccggaagttaaagcttagatattactcgataaacggaacttacagaatcggccggagatcaagatgatgcagccctgccaacccgcacgaactcgtgagaaggaaaaagtaatggcgaagtcgcctgctcgaaagtaagtatgaaaaataaagtaacttgttgtattgattgattgttctttttacagattcacaaaggtagctatttatagccccgtacaaataattttcttaaccgactaggactctatctctaattcaaacagaaaacaaatatctacaagcacaatccgtgctaaactaattaccccacgcttcgtgggctgaactccaccttatccctccatctttccaagcccatacaggcccaccttagtcctcttttctgatcggccgatttcttatcagtaaaggattgccgattgggaacctggcgtatTTActctgaagcgaagcaaaagccacttgaccgattccgcactgtagcaccttttgaccgattcccatctgtactccttcgatttctttcttctttggcgccgattctactgatgacgaaatctggcgtcaacacatgccccctagtttcggagtaaaacataatcttttacttcgaaattctttataacctctcctccgaaacggtcgcagtgaaaatatccttccgtttcgcggtctcccggttgatcattgcaatttttgaaacgggcgcccacgatggccactaccccgaaaaactcgacgcgccggcgcggtgaaaattccatttttacccttctttcaggcaccctataaatatcatttctccgcaactcatcttcaagctcacatctttttcccagcgcgcgcacctccttctttcttcaatcttgccatcgaagtcttccagtttcagctccaatcacttcttccccctttcccttcaatggcgactccctccggcaactccccagcacgcgatgctctAGGGACAATTCCTCCGGTGGAAgtagcgacggccgtcacttcttcgacagatgcaagggcttcatcagaaatcccaatggcggttcccttcacagccccatcatctgcgccaacgtcggcggccacgccgattactcagaacttcatcccgaAGGTAAACACCGAATTctctccttatcggcaatatttcaGATCTACTTCTTACATTCCTatgccctcttttcctttttaggcggttagagatagaattaccattcacctcacggatagtcccggccttgtttgtcttggtcccatgggaaacccagatccggcgattcttatagattcggaaactgaccggatacctttcaaacggtccgatatgaacttgaatcaatgggcaagcacttttagatcctggccaaatgaaaccccaggttggagagaatggtaccaacgggtagccgcgtcaaggagcgtttcgtgggatgagcttaaaatcggccaatgcatcaacctttctctgtcgcaaatggagaaaaatgaaccgctagtgatggcagcttcctatttttggtctgacgccctcaatgcatttttatttggacatggtcctatgacccccaccttggccgatgtagtcCTCTTGACCGGCTTAGACATATCCTCCCCcgacacgcctttccaacttctgaacgttccgtcgcatcggctggacacaagaggaatcggcggctggaagggctttatcagtgataacaagaagaccggtactgttgataacagggagcacaccgctttcctgatgatgtggctggaaaaacactttttctgtggaagagccgccggcccaacaaccaacacccagtcTTTAGCCGAGGcgctgtccaaaggaagccacattcctcttggaaaacatcttctgggcgcagtgtaccacatgctccaccaaatcggcacgaaactttccaagggagaaccaatcggcaacccaggtgggccttggtggtttgtgaATCTATGGCTGAACCTCTACATGAGcaggatcacccggcagccagtagaccacatgatgttccccaatattgaatcagcggaagaccctaccgagcgtcgctgatgcatgtcttatggcgaagcagcgtcagcttttccaggttgtgcttattctgctacaaaggtagccgagtacttccggTGTTTCTACAATGGATTCAATGAGGATGCtactatctggtttccataccagcgagacattccagtctttgagctccccttctgctttgactcgacttctggccggtttgatgaagagcTTTATGAAGAATTAATTAAACcaggaatcttaccggcc from Setaria italica strain Yugu1 chromosome II, Setaria_italica_v2.0, whole genome shotgun sequence encodes the following:
- the LOC101783699 gene encoding uncharacterized protein LOC101783699, which translates into the protein MSASKGKRGVFSKKKKRTRSDGESSISDIWSQLHEDVASNLRRSVVSLVLNARGFRFPFSGIAIECQNNVTKFVTTGKLVSVLQTCDYEEEIEVYYEGNVATGYLDEYDSDCQLAVVKVLSPLNVYCIHLNPGMESVPCKQLIAVGRVYDEFIATSGEISRGSKDREFLIFSRSPENSLGAAFFDIDGNFVGMNHCYFLPRRIFLERSTSRRVFRYVGMNGWYETKRGELYFHPKAYDVVDKEQFQDLNSLGYPIPSRTMVNRGMILVNTCEDPFGDLYPKGVWGEFRKRVSSEISRNVVALASFKGETRFFACTGVFIDYDDEYPKILTSASLIRDRNDPNKIVEDLRIDVLLPSKKCRVIGTLKHYSLHYNVAVVNVDNHRALCPMNLEKRPVNLHDSLVNNSTVVAVGRIFQSGTLMAASGKLTLGSSSLDCKVLCYSTCKISKVGIGGPLVDVDGNFIGMNFHGMCYNCEKIGTPYMDYEDLCRILECLKTKKTTEFSFGVPVRGDEEPINEWPVPDPYWFDPSDVEEDDMNDGCPKCVLK